In Xanthomonas campestris pv. phormiicola, the DNA window GGTGCCAGTGGGCGGACGAACCTTGACGTTGCTGGAGCAGGTGTTACCGGAACGGGAACTGGCGTCGCCAAAGGTAGAGCGTCGCTTCCTTGAACGCCTCAAAACACTGTTGCCCGAGCACAGCCGTCCGATCCTGATCACCGACGCAGGCTTCCGGGCGCCGTGGTGCCGGACGGTGGAGCGGCTGGGATGGCAGTGGATCACGCGCCTGCGGCATCGCACCCAGGTCAAACCTATCGAGATCCCCGACCAGGCCGATCAGTGGGTACCGTGCCGCGCTCTGTACGCGTTGACCCTGACGGGCAAGTCACGCGATCTGGGCGTGTTCGACGTGGTGCGCAACGAGCCGATTCAGGCGCGCCTGGTCCTGCATGCGGATAGGCCGCGGGGACGGCGGCACACGACGCTCAAGGGCGAGCGCCGCCGCGGCAAGCAAAGCCGGCAGCATGCACAGCGCGAGGCCGAACCCTGGTTGTTGATGGCGTGCAAGGAGATGGCTCACGTCAGCGCCGGGCAGGTGGTGGCGATCTATCGCCGGCGGATGCAGATCGAACTCGGGTTCCGCGATCTGAAATCGCATCGCTACGGCCAGGCCTTCGAGGACAGCCTGACCCGCAAGCGCGAGCGGATCGAGACGTTGTTGCTGCTGCACGCATTGGCGATGTTCGTGTCCTGGCTGGCAGGCATGGCGGCCGAAGCGATCGAGGCACAGGACAAGCTCAACCCTTACCCGACCGCACGCAGGCTCTACTGCCTGGTGCGATTGGGTCAGGAAGCCTTACAGCGAGGATGGTTGGAACGACCGCTCCACGCCATGCTTCACGCGCTACGTCAGCTGTCACCGGAGGCCAGTCAGAACATGCGGTTCGTAACATGAAAAAGTGGGGAAACCTCAGCCTCTGGCCCCTTTTTTTATTGGTTTCGTAGTTCTACAACTCCTGGTCGGCATATGCGTCCAAAATGCGGTCGCGTATGTTGGGGTTGTAAAAGTCCTTTTTGCTGCTGCTAGGGTTGTTGGGGTCGAGTAGGCGTGAGTGGACAAGCCCGCGCTCTTTCATTAATGGCTTCTTGATGGCATGGAACTCGGCGTTGAACTTGATGTCCGGTTTGCGGCGGCGCAACTGAACCTGCAAATCGGCGTAGGACCATGGGTACGTTTCCATCAGTTGGTTTTCGTCCAGCCGTATGGCAAGCGCTTCGGGATCACGAGTGACCTGCACATTGGCCGCCGTGTCGAGGTTTGACCGCCGCAGGCGCACGTCAACGCGCACAGCGACCTGGTACTCGCCATTGGCAGCGGGCTGTGTTGCTGTTGCTTGCAAGCGATCAATCAATCGCTTCTCGTCTCGCGTGACAACAACGGCGCCCACTTCCTCGATGCCGTGGAAGAACGCAACAGGCAGCATCAACGAAAGGGAGGACCCGAAGTCGCGGTCAAACCATGTCTTGCTTAGTGCCACGTAGTTGCGCACGCTCGCGCAAGCCAGTTCAAGCACGTTTCGCTGCAACAGAGCACTGGCGACGATGAAGTGAGTAGCGTTGTCGCGGACATCGATAATCGCTTCTAGGTTCAATGCCACTTCTTGCGGCACACGACTGGCGCGGTCCTGTGCCTTTTCCAATGCGACGACGCACGCACTCAACTGCAATGTCATCGCGTTGCCCGCGCGGTTCTTCTTCACAGTCATGTGCTTGGTGCTCTTCTCGCCACCCTTCAACTGTCGTGGTACACGCACCTGGATGGCTTTGGGGTCGTTCTTTGACTCTTTCAACAACTTCGCCTTTAAAAGCAGTTCCCATGCATTGACGGCGAGGATGCAAAAGGTCTCTTCGCGGTATGAAAAGGTGGGTTTGTTGTAGACCTCAATTGCCGCAAGCATCGCTGCGTGCGACTTTTCAATGAATTTTTGGTGCAGTGCAGCGGCCATCCCTTAGATTCCCTGTTCCTGTGGATGCATCATGATGGTCAGTTGAACAAAGGAGCCAGAGGAAATATCAATGTCAAACGCATATTTCCTCTGGCCCCTTTGTTGGCGTCGGCTTGGACGAATTGTTAGGCGGCAGGCCGGGAGACGAAGGCATAGATTGCTTCCTCTAGGCTGATGTTGCCGCCTTTGATGCGCTCAAGATAGAACGGCGAGAAGTCTTCTTGCCCCATGATTTCCTGGATGTTGCTGCTGGACAGGGTGTAGAAGAAATCACTGGCTGCCGAAGTGGCCACTGGCTGCTTGTTCTCATGATGCTGCTGGGCCCGCGCTAGACAATGTCGGGCGAGCCGCACCGCGTCACGTGCGGCGACAGGCCGCACCAAGTCTTTTGGACTTTGAATCGAGCCATCCGCGAGAACGCCAGTATACATCGATGGCTCGCGGCCGCGGCGGAGGCTGCCCATAAGCTCAAGTGATGTCTCAAGTGCCTCCTCCATGTTGTCTCGCGCCGTCAGGTTCAGCGCAGGTCCGAAGGCAGCGATGATCTTGGACTTGTGATCGAGAAGGTTGTTCCAAGTCTTCTTGAGTACTTGCCGATCGGCGAGGTTTCGACCTGCGGCACCGAATGCTAAGGCAGACTTGCCGATTTCCTCGATGCCCGCAACCGCAAGAAAATAAGCGCGTGCGAAGTGTTCGGCACTTAGCAACGTTTGGGCCTCATCAACTAGCGCCGTGGCGTTATCGAGCGACGCGACCGAAAGCTTTACGAGCGTTTGCTTGTTGAGTTCTCTCATATGCCGTCTAACACCTGAATTAAGCCGGCCCGCTCGATCAACTGCCCGCTCGTGGCCACAACGAAGCGGGCTCGGCTTGAACGAATTGTTAGGCTCCGCGCCCGATGCCCACGCCTGGCGGATAGTTGACGATAATCCGAACGTCAGTGACCGGACATGCTCCATAGACACGCCTCTGCCAGTTCTTTATGAGCCACGAGCGGGATATGGCTTGAACTCTACCCTTTGCTTTGGCTGAGGCGGGAAGGCTCCAAGAAGCCGCTCCTGCTTTGTAGCCCGTAGTCACAACCAGCGCAAAGCCGCTCGGCGATGACTCCGAAGATACAAGCATAAGATCAACCGGCGCCTCGTGAGGCCAATCGCTCTTCAGTAACCGGAAGACCGAACCCCGCCACAGTTCTTCTTCCGGCCAATTGATCAACTTGCGCCATCTCATAAGGGGCCTAGCTACTATTCGACGACAAAATGGTGTGTAAAACAGGTGCGTAGCGCGCCGATACCGCTACCTTTCGGAGCAGCATGCATCGCAAATTCGATCTTTCGCCAGTCCCGCCGTCGCATAATCCCTGCGTCCAACCCCACGGTCGTTCCCCAGTGCATCCCCGCACAAGGCCGACGCTATCACTTGTTGACGGCCGTCACAAGTTAAAGGCCGCTCGGCGTAACCGCCGGCCGCCTTAATTTGTAGACAAGTTCTTTGATCCCGCGCCATCCAGATGTGCCGAATGGCGGGTTTTCTCGCGATGCGTTAGTTACTCGGCGCACTCCAAACCTGCGCCTTAACTCCCCGAACACTCGCATCCGCCGCGCTATCCAGATCGAACACGATCACGCTGTTCTCGCCTTTACGCTGCATCGGCGCCGGGAAATACAACGCCCGCTGCGGCCCGATGTTCCAATGCCGCCCAGGTTATGGCCGTTGGCCCAGGCGAAACCCTTACCAAACGCCTGCATATCAAGGAAGGTGTCGGTGGGCGTGCCGATCTTGACGGTGCCGCGGCGGAAGGCGGGGCCGTCGGTGGTCCAGCCGATGAGCTTGCTCGGGTCGTCCATCGGTAGCGGGAAGGTCTGCCAGCCGGTCAGGGGCTTGCCGTCGAGCAGCACGGGGTCGACCAGGCCGACGCGGCCGTCGGCCAGGTGGACGCCGTAGTTGATCGGCCGCCGTTTTCTCTCAAAACGGGGGTAGGTTTACTTAGCCAGAAGTCGCGAGATGGGCCGTGAGTAGAGCGGCAATGTCATCTGGATAACTCCAAAACTCTTCCTCTAGGGCGTCCCAAGCCGGAGCCGCGTCTTCGCTGATTTCTTCCAGGCGGCTTCGTCGCGCACTACTGTCGCCCGGCGGCCCCTCTTGGCCAAACTCGGTGTTGGCCAGTTCGACGATCTCGGCCATTCTGTTTGCTCCAATCGCGCGTAGCGCGCTCGGCGCCATCTTTGCCTGATCGCCGTAGGAGTTGAAATAGTATTGATCGAAGTCACCATTGTTCACGTCGGCTTCTAGGCCCCAGATGGTCACCAGAAGTCGATCGCAATCGCCAAGCGTGTCAAATCCATGATCTTGGAGCTTCTTTAAAGCAGCGTCAGTAAGCGACTCGACTTCCATGGCGGCCTAGCTTTTGAGTAAATTTATGTCAACGCATGGACGCAGCTTCCACGCCTTCCTGCAGCAGTTCGGCACCTTGGCCTGTCCGATCCTGTTGCGTCTTCCCTGCACAAACCCCTAGTTCCTGAGGTCGACGCTATCACTTGTGGAATGCCGTCACAAGTTCGGGTCGCCGGCGGAACTGCCAGCGGAGAATGTCAGTGAGAGCGGTAGTGGCCGATGCCACCATCCAATGCCGGTCCAAGTTGTGGATGTTCGACCGAGTATCGGTGAGAAGGGACGCTTAACGCCTCGATTGGGCGTTTTTTGGGCTCAGGGTGGCGTGCATTGCTGGTCTTGTGGTCCAGCAGCCAGCCTTTCTTGGCCTGTTGCAACGACAACCCTCTTTCTAAGCACGTCCATGCGTCTCACGAACTTTTCGTTCTCGAATGCAGCCATCCGGGCGTTGTAGCAAACCTCAATCTGGCCGGACTGCACTGTGACCATGACTAGCACATGGCGTCCTGGTGCAGAAGAGTTCCGCTCCCTCTCGGTGAGAGCAGGAAAAGCCCTTGTCCATCGCATACTTGCGAACTGCGTCTACCACCGATTTCCGGGCTTCTGGGGTGTCCGAAACAACGATCCTGCTCTCGAAGAATCCATCGCAGCCGGTGAGCGATATGGCTGCAGCGACGACAAGAAATGGCACTTTCGGTCGCATAAATCGTCGAACTCCTGGACTTATCGGTTGGAGAACGGTGGACGACCGAAATGCCGCGCCATCCGAATGCAGCGGATAGCGCAGCGCGCTGAGTGACTCAACCGCCCGGCGTCGGCGTACTCCAAACCTGCCCCTTAACCCCACGCACCCTCGCATCCGCCGCACTATCCAGATCGAACACAATCACACTGTTCTCGCCTTTCCGCTGCATCGGCGCCGGAAAATACAACGCCCGCTGCGGCCCGATGTTCCAATGTCGCCCCAGGTTATGGCCGTTGGCCCAGGCGAAGCCTTTGCCGAAGGCCTGCATGTCCAGGAAGGTGTCGGTGGGCGTGCCGATCTTGACGGTGCCGCGGTGGAAGGCGGGGCCGTCGACCTTGGCGGTGGTCCAGCCGGTGAGCTTGCTCGGGTCGTCCATCGGCAGCGGGAAGGTCTGCCAGCCGGTCAGCGGCTTGCCGTCGAGCAGGACCGGGTCGATCAGGCCGGCGCGGCCGTCGGCCAGGTGGGCGCCGTAGTTGATGCGGCCGCTGTTCTCCACCAGCACGTCGAGGGTGTGGGTGCCGGCGGGGATGTCCACGTCCACGGCCACTTGCTGCAGGCGGCGCTCGGCGCTGCCGGCCAACTGGCGATCGACGTAGACGCGGGCGTAGTCGCGCACGTCGCCCAGGTACAGGCTGCCCTTGCGCGGGCCGGTGACGGTGGTGCGGTAGAGGATGTAGCCGTAGGCCTGGCCGTAGCGTTCCATCGGCTGCGGGGTGTCGGTGGTGGCGGCCGGCGCGGGCAGGTTGTCCCACAGCGAGGCGGATTCGCGCAGCGGGGTGGCCGGCAGCTCGGCGAAGCGGATCGGGGTGGGCAGGGCGGGCGGCTGCACGCCGGTGACGCGGGCGATGGTGTCGCGGAACAGGGCGAACTTGGGGGTGGGCCGGCCGGCTTCGTCCAGCACGGCGTCGTAGTCGTAGCTGGTGGTCTGCGGGACGTAGTGGTCGCTGGCGTTCTTCTGGAAGTTGGCGCCGTTCATGAAGCCGAAGCTGGTGCCGCCGACGAACATGTAGAGGTTCGCGGAATGGCCCTGGCGCAGGATCCATTCGAATTCGCTGGCCTGTTTGGCGGCATCGGTGTTGGCGTGTTTGTCGCCCCACTGGTCGAACCAGCCGGCCCAGTATTCGCCCACCATCTGCGGTTGGCCGGGGCGGAACTTGCTCAGGGTCTGGAACGCTTTTTCGGCGTCGCCGGGGCCGAAGTTCACCACGGCCAGGGTATCGGGCAGGGTGCCGTTGGCCAGCACGTCGGCGCCGTCGGCGGTGAACAGCAGGGCCTTGTCGAAGCCGGCCTTGACGAACATGGCGCGGTTGGCCTGCATGTAGACGTGGTCGTCGTCGTAGGAGCCGTATTCGTTCTCGACCTGGACGGCGATGATGGGGCCGCCGTTGCGGTTGAGCCTGGGCTTGACCTGCGCGGCGACGGCGTCGAGGTAGGCCTGGCTGGCGGCGAGGAAGCGCGGGTCCTGGCTGCGCACGCGCATGCCCGGTTCGGCGAACAGCCATGCCGGGTAGCCGCCGGCTTCCCATTCGGCGCACACGTAGGGGCCGGGGCGCAGGATCACGTTGAGGCCCTGCGCGGCGGCTTCGTCGATGAAGGCGGCCAGGTCGTTGTTGCCGCTGAAATCGAACTGGCCCTGGCGCGGTTCGACCAGGTTCCAGAACACGTAGGTCTCCACGGTGTTCAGGCCCATGGCGCGCGCTTTCTGCAGGCGGTCCTTCCAGTAGGCGCGCGGGATGCGCTGGAAGTGGATGGCGCCGGAGATGATCTGGTAGGGCTTGCCGTCGCGGGTGAACTGCGTGCCCTGGGTGGCGAAGGCGGGCCAGGGCGCGGTGGCGTGCGTCGGCTGTGCGGATGCCGGCAGGGACAGCAGGAGCGACAGGGCAAGGGCGGACAGGGAGTGGCGCAGCATGTTGGGTCTCTGGCGGTGGTGGTTGGGCGTTTTGTAGCAGCGGCTTCAGTCGCGACCGGGCGTTACGGGTAAGTTTCGGTCGCGGCTGAAGCCGCTGCTACAGGGGCGTGGGGTGGATCAAACGAAGGAGGGCGGCAGATCTTCCTTGGCTGCGCCGAAGGCGGGATTCGGCTTCGGGCCCATCTCCAGTTCCAGGGTGCCGCCGGCGGCGAGGTCGGCGTGGCGCAGCCAGCTGCGCGTATACGGCTTGCCGTTCCAGCGGGCGCGCTGGATGTAGACGTTGGCGGCGCTGTTGCCGTGGGCGACGACGCTCAGGGTGCGGCCGTTGCCGACGTCGACGTCGGCGCGCTTGAACAGCGGGCTGCCGAGCACGTAGGTGGCGCTGACCGGGTCCACGGCGTAGAAGCCCAGGGCGCTGAGCACGAACCAGGCGCTCATCTGCCCGCAGTCCTCGTTGCCGGACAGGCCGTTGCGTGCGTCGTGGTATTGCTCGCGCAGCAGCCGCCGCACCATCGCCTGGGTCTTGTACGGTTGCCCGGCGTAGGCGAACAGGTAGGCGACGTGGTGGCTGGGTTCGTTGCCGTGCGCGTACTGGCCGACCATGCCGTCGATGTCCGGCGGCGCGTCGGCCGGCAGGTCGGAGCTGGTGGAGAACAGTTCGTCGAGCTTGGCGACGAAGCCGTCGCGGCCGCCGAACAGCTCCATGTAGCCGTACAGGTCGTGCTGGTTGAGGAAGGTGGCCTGCCAGGCGTTGGACTCGGTGAAATCGCGCCATTTCGTGATGTGGCCCATCGCGCGCGGATCGAACGGCGCGGCCCAGTCGCCGTTGCTCAGCCGCGGCTGCACGAAGCCGCTCTTGCGGTTGAACACGTTGCGGTAGTTGCGCGAGCGTTCGCGCAAGGCGCTCGCTTCCTTGGTGGCGCCGGCGGCCTGCGCCAGGTGCGCCACCGCCCAGTCGTCGTAGGCGTATTCGAGGGTGCGGCTGACCGCTTCGTCGACGGTGTCGCTGGGGATGTAGCCGCGCTTGCGGTATTCGTCCAGGCCGTGTGTGGTGTCGTCCATCGCGCGCTTGCGGTAGGCGGGCCAGGCGGCGGCGTAGTCGATACCGGTGAAGCCCTTGGCGTGCGCTTCGGCCAGCACCACGGCGGAGTGGTAGCCGATCATGCAGCCGGTTTCGACGCCTTGCAGCGGCCAGATGCCGACGCCGTCCGGGCATTCGTTGGCGCCGCGCACCAGGCACTGCACCAGGTCGGGCACGCGTTCCGGTTGCACCAGGGTCAGCAAGGGATGCAGCGCGCGGTAGGTGTCCCACAGCGAGTAGGTGCTGTAGTTGTGGTAGCCGGCGGGCGCCTGGTGCACCTTCAAATCCATGCCGCGGTAGCGGCCATCGGTGTCGCTGAACAGGGTCGGCGCGAGCAGGCTGTGGTACAGGCCGGTGTAGAAGATGCGCTGCTGCGCGTCGTCGTCGCTGTCGATGCGCACCCGCGCCAGTTCCTTCTCCCACGCGGCCACGGCGGCGGCGTGTACGCGCGCGAAATCGAAGTCGGGCAGTTCGGTGTCGAGGTTGGCCAGGGCGTTGTCGGCGCTGACCGCGGAGATGCCGACCTTGACCAGCAGCGGCGCGTCGGCGGCGTCGGGGTAGTGCAGCGCCACCTTCAGGTGGGTGCCGTCGGCCTGGTGCGCGCCGGCGGCCAGCGGCTGGTCTTCGGAATAGAGCTGGGCCTTGGCGAACGGCCGCGACAGGCGCATGGCGAAGTAGATGTAGCGGCCCGGCGCCCACTGGTACACGCGGCGCCCGCCGGTTAGGGTGCGCGCATCGACGATGCGCAGTTGCGCGTCGCTGACCCGGGTGGCGATCTCCGGCTTGTCCTGCATGCCGTGGCACAGGTCCAGCAGCAGATGCGCCGGCTTGCCCTTGGGGAAGTGGTAGCGGTGCAGGCCGGCGCGCGCGGTGGCGGTCAGCTCGGCGTGCACGCCGCTGTCCTTCAGGCGCACCCGGTAGTAGCCGGGCGAGGCGGCTTCGTCGGCATGGTCGTAGCGCGAGCGGTAGCCGGCGTCCGGATCCTCCAGCGTGCCGGGGACCAGCTTGACCTCGCCGGTGGCCGGCACGACCAGGAAATCGAGCAGGTCGCCGACGCCGGTGCCGGACAGGTGGGTGTGCGAGAAGCCCATGATCGAGCCGTCGGACTCATGGTAGCCGGAGCACGCATCCCACACTGCGTTGTAGGTGTCCGGGCTCAACTGCACCATGCCGAACGGCAGCGTGGCGCCGGGGAAGGTGTGGCCGTGGCCGCCGGTGCCGATGAACACGTCGACGTGGCGGGTGAGCTCGGCCTTGGCGCGCGCGTCGGCGGGCAGCGCGTAGCTGCCGGCGCGCGCCTGCGCCAGGCGGGCGATGCCGCTGCTGCCGAACAGGGCCAGGGCGATGGCGCCCTGCAGGAAACCGCGTCGTGTGGCCATGGTGCTGTCCTCGATAGATGCAGCGGAGAGGTTGAGGTCTGGGAACTGCGGTAGGGCGGGCTGTTGTGGAAGGGACTTCAGGCCCGACGCTTTCTCGGTAATGCCCGTCGGGACTGCAGTCCCTCCCGCAAGGAGCCGCGAGCGGATCAGCGGCGCAACAGGTGCGGCTTGCGTTGGTGCAGGTCGATGATCAGTTCGCCGAACAGGGTGTTGGCCCAGGCGAACCAGTCGCGGGTGAATGTGTTCGGGTCGTCTTGGTCGAAGGCCTCGTGCATGAAGCCGCTGCCGGCGTCGGTGTTTTTCAGCCAGGCCAGGCATTGGCGGATCTGCGCGTCGTCGTCGCTGGCCAGCGCGTACTGCATGATCGACATCGGCCAGATCATGCGCAGTCCGGCGTGCGGGCCGCCGACGCCTTCGGCGGCGCGGCCCTTGAAGAAGTACGGGTTGCGCTCGCTCCACGCCAGCTGGCGGGTGCGCAGGAACAGCGGGTCGCGGCGGTCGCAGCAGCCCAGGTAGGCCAGGCTCAGCAGGCCAGGCGCGTTGGCGTCGTCGATGAACAGCTGGTTGCCGTAGCCGTCCACTTCGTAGGCCCAGAACGCCTGCCCGTCGGCATCGCGCATCTGCCCGAACCGGCGCGTGGCGGTCTCGACCTCGTCGGCCAGTGCGCGGCATTCGCCGGCGAAGGCGGCATCGTGGTGCAGCGCCTGGCTCATCGCCGCCAGCTGCCGCAACGACGTCACCGCGAACAGGTTGGCCGGCACGAACAGCGGATACACGCAGGCGTCGTCGGAGGGACGGAACATCGAGTGGATCATGCCGTTGGGCCTGGTCGGCTGGCCGTAGCCTTCCAGCACCAGGGTCTCGGTCGCCAGCGGCGAGGGGCGCTGGAAGCTGTAGGGGCCGCGGTCGTGCAGGCGCTGCTGCTCGCGGAAGGTCTTGACCACCACGTGCATCGCTGCGCGCCAGTCGTCGTCGAACGGCGCGGTGTCGCCGCTGGCGCGCCAGTATTCGTGCGCCAGCCGGATCGGGTAGCACAGCGAATCCACTTCCCACTTGCGCTCGCCGACGCCGGGCTTCATGTCGGTGATGTCGGCCACCGACCACTTCAGGCGCTGGCTCTTGCCGTCGGGCAGGAACGCGTTGGCGTAGGGGTCGAGCTGGATGCAGTAGGCCTGGCGCTGGATCAGGCCATGGAACATGCGCCGCAATGCGGGATCGCGTTTGGCGAGAGGGATGTACGGATGCACCTGCGCGGAAGAATCGCGCAGCCACATCGCCTCGATGTCGCCGGTGATGACGAAGGTGTCCGGCTTGCCGTTGCGGGTGCCGGCCTCGACGGTGGTGTCGAGCGTGTTCGGATAGCAGTTCTCGAATAGCCAGGCCAGGCGCGGATCGCCGATGCCGGCCTTGACCGTGCGCAGGTGTCTTTCCACCGCGGCGCTGACGAAGCGCCGTTGCGCCGGGGCTGGGCGCTTGCTGGGCAGGCCTGCCGCCGCTGCACCGGACGCGGCGAAGCCGGGCACGGCGCTGGCGAGCAGGCCGGCGCCGGCTGCGCCGCCGAGCAGGTGGAGGACCTCGCGGCGGGTGACGCCGGGACTCGGGACTCGGGACTCGGGACTCGCCGAGTCACTGCACGGAAGCATGGACGTGGAATCTTGGGGCATGGCGTGAACGAACTCCTGCAATAAGCGTTGCGATGTGCTGTGCTTTCCCGAGTCCCGAGTCCCGAGTCCCGAGTCCCGACGTCACCGCGGAATGGGCACCGTGCCCTGGATCGAAAACGCGGCCTCGTCGCCGGGCGCGCCGGTGCCGGGCTGGCCGCCGCCGACGAACACGCGGTAGTCGCCGGGCTGCACCGCGCGCTGGCCGGCGCGATCGACGTCGCTCAGCTGCCGCGGCGCCAACTCGAAACTCACTTCGCGCGTTTCGCCCGGCTGCAGCGTCACCCGCTGGAAGCCGACCAGGCTGCGCAGCGGCGACTGCGCGCGTTGCGGGTATTCCAGGTACACCTGGACCACTTCGTCGCCGGCACGCGTGCCGCTGTTGCGCACCTGCGTGCGCACCTGCAGGGTCGTGCCGGCCTGCAGCGTCGTCGCCGACAATTGCGGCGCGGCGTAGGCGAAGCGGGTGTAGCTCAGCCCGCTGCCGAACGCGAACAGCGGTTCGCCCTTGAAGTAGCGGTAGGTGCGGCCCTTCATGTCGTAGCTGACGTAGGCCGGCAGGTCCTTGGTGGAGCGGTAGAAGGTCACCGGCAGGCGGCCGCCCGGGTTGACGTCGCCGGCCAGCACCTGCGCGATCGCGGTGCCGCCGGACTGCCCCGGATACCACGCCGCGACGATCGCGTCGGCATGCTGCTTGGCCCAGTTCAGCGCCACCGCGCTGCCGCTCATCAGCACCACCACGAGCGGCTTGCCGCTGGCCTTGGCGCGCTCCAGCAGCGCCTGCTGCGGTGCGGGCAGGGCGAGGTCGTTGCGGTCGCCGCCGTCGAAGCCGGGCACGTCGATGCGCAATTCCTCGCCTTCCACGTCCGGCGACAGGCCGACGAAGGCGACCACCGCATCGGCCTGCGCGACCGCGCGTTCGGCCTCGGCCAGCTGCAGCGCCGGCGGCGCCAGCCATTCCAGGCGCAGGCCCTGGTCCTGGCCGCGGTGCTCCAGTTCCAGGCGGATGCGGCGCGGGCGCGCATCGTCGAAATGCAGCGCGGTCTCGACGTTGCGGCCGTCGGCGTTGTGCATGCCGGCGGGCAGGTGCTTGTCCTCGGCATTGCCGGCGACGA includes these proteins:
- a CDS encoding IS4 family transposase — translated: MRASQVLQRCLESALSPMHALRRQTLLLAVESLLAGRRLVLIDLARSWLDAERIRAPLKRLDRLLSNPRLHAERERLYGGMVRWLVRSPTPVIAVDWCRLKGDGRWHLLRAAVPVGGRTLTLLEQVLPERELASPKVERRFLERLKTLLPEHSRPILITDAGFRAPWCRTVERLGWQWITRLRHRTQVKPIEIPDQADQWVPCRALYALTLTGKSRDLGVFDVVRNEPIQARLVLHADRPRGRRHTTLKGERRRGKQSRQHAQREAEPWLLMACKEMAHVSAGQVVAIYRRRMQIELGFRDLKSHRYGQAFEDSLTRKRERIETLLLLHALAMFVSWLAGMAAEAIEAQDKLNPYPTARRLYCLVRLGQEALQRGWLERPLHAMLHALRQLSPEASQNMRFVT
- a CDS encoding DUF3644 domain-containing protein, which gives rise to MAAALHQKFIEKSHAAMLAAIEVYNKPTFSYREETFCILAVNAWELLLKAKLLKESKNDPKAIQVRVPRQLKGGEKSTKHMTVKKNRAGNAMTLQLSACVVALEKAQDRASRVPQEVALNLEAIIDVRDNATHFIVASALLQRNVLELACASVRNYVALSKTWFDRDFGSSLSLMLPVAFFHGIEEVGAVVVTRDEKRLIDRLQATATQPAANGEYQVAVRVDVRLRRSNLDTAANVQVTRDPEALAIRLDENQLMETYPWSYADLQVQLRRRKPDIKFNAEFHAIKKPLMKERGLVHSRLLDPNNPSSSKKDFYNPNIRDRILDAYADQEL
- a CDS encoding AbiV family abortive infection protein, with protein sequence MRELNKQTLVKLSVASLDNATALVDEAQTLLSAEHFARAYFLAVAGIEEIGKSALAFGAAGRNLADRQVLKKTWNNLLDHKSKIIAAFGPALNLTARDNMEEALETSLELMGSLRRGREPSMYTGVLADGSIQSPKDLVRPVAARDAVRLARHCLARAQQHHENKQPVATSAASDFFYTLSSSNIQEIMGQEDFSPFYLERIKGGNISLEEAIYAFVSRPAA
- a CDS encoding DMP19 family protein, with product MEVESLTDAALKKLQDHGFDTLGDCDRLLVTIWGLEADVNNGDFDQYYFNSYGDQAKMAPSALRAIGANRMAEIVELANTEFGQEGPPGDSSARRSRLEEISEDAAPAWDALEEEFWSYPDDIAALLTAHLATSG
- a CDS encoding beta-galactosidase → MLRHSLSALALSLLLSLPASAQPTHATAPWPAFATQGTQFTRDGKPYQIISGAIHFQRIPRAYWKDRLQKARAMGLNTVETYVFWNLVEPRQGQFDFSGNNDLAAFIDEAAAQGLNVILRPGPYVCAEWEAGGYPAWLFAEPGMRVRSQDPRFLAASQAYLDAVAAQVKPRLNRNGGPIIAVQVENEYGSYDDDHVYMQANRAMFVKAGFDKALLFTADGADVLANGTLPDTLAVVNFGPGDAEKAFQTLSKFRPGQPQMVGEYWAGWFDQWGDKHANTDAAKQASEFEWILRQGHSANLYMFVGGTSFGFMNGANFQKNASDHYVPQTTSYDYDAVLDEAGRPTPKFALFRDTIARVTGVQPPALPTPIRFAELPATPLRESASLWDNLPAPAATTDTPQPMERYGQAYGYILYRTTVTGPRKGSLYLGDVRDYARVYVDRQLAGSAERRLQQVAVDVDIPAGTHTLDVLVENSGRINYGAHLADGRAGLIDPVLLDGKPLTGWQTFPLPMDDPSKLTGWTTAKVDGPAFHRGTVKIGTPTDTFLDMQAFGKGFAWANGHNLGRHWNIGPQRALYFPAPMQRKGENSVIVFDLDSAADARVRGVKGQVWSTPTPGG
- a CDS encoding GH92 family glycosyl hydrolase, which encodes MATRRGFLQGAIALALFGSSGIARLAQARAGSYALPADARAKAELTRHVDVFIGTGGHGHTFPGATLPFGMVQLSPDTYNAVWDACSGYHESDGSIMGFSHTHLSGTGVGDLLDFLVVPATGEVKLVPGTLEDPDAGYRSRYDHADEAASPGYYRVRLKDSGVHAELTATARAGLHRYHFPKGKPAHLLLDLCHGMQDKPEIATRVSDAQLRIVDARTLTGGRRVYQWAPGRYIYFAMRLSRPFAKAQLYSEDQPLAAGAHQADGTHLKVALHYPDAADAPLLVKVGISAVSADNALANLDTELPDFDFARVHAAAVAAWEKELARVRIDSDDDAQQRIFYTGLYHSLLAPTLFSDTDGRYRGMDLKVHQAPAGYHNYSTYSLWDTYRALHPLLTLVQPERVPDLVQCLVRGANECPDGVGIWPLQGVETGCMIGYHSAVVLAEAHAKGFTGIDYAAAWPAYRKRAMDDTTHGLDEYRKRGYIPSDTVDEAVSRTLEYAYDDWAVAHLAQAAGATKEASALRERSRNYRNVFNRKSGFVQPRLSNGDWAAPFDPRAMGHITKWRDFTESNAWQATFLNQHDLYGYMELFGGRDGFVAKLDELFSTSSDLPADAPPDIDGMVGQYAHGNEPSHHVAYLFAYAGQPYKTQAMVRRLLREQYHDARNGLSGNEDCGQMSAWFVLSALGFYAVDPVSATYVLGSPLFKRADVDVGNGRTLSVVAHGNSAANVYIQRARWNGKPYTRSWLRHADLAAGGTLELEMGPKPNPAFGAAKEDLPPSFV
- a CDS encoding glycoside hydrolase family 125 protein — encoded protein: MLPCSDSASPESRVPSPGVTRREVLHLLGGAAGAGLLASAVPGFAASGAAAAGLPSKRPAPAQRRFVSAAVERHLRTVKAGIGDPRLAWLFENCYPNTLDTTVEAGTRNGKPDTFVITGDIEAMWLRDSSAQVHPYIPLAKRDPALRRMFHGLIQRQAYCIQLDPYANAFLPDGKSQRLKWSVADITDMKPGVGERKWEVDSLCYPIRLAHEYWRASGDTAPFDDDWRAAMHVVVKTFREQQRLHDRGPYSFQRPSPLATETLVLEGYGQPTRPNGMIHSMFRPSDDACVYPLFVPANLFAVTSLRQLAAMSQALHHDAAFAGECRALADEVETATRRFGQMRDADGQAFWAYEVDGYGNQLFIDDANAPGLLSLAYLGCCDRRDPLFLRTRQLAWSERNPYFFKGRAAEGVGGPHAGLRMIWPMSIMQYALASDDDAQIRQCLAWLKNTDAGSGFMHEAFDQDDPNTFTRDWFAWANTLFGELIIDLHQRKPHLLRR